A DNA window from Cobetia marina contains the following coding sequences:
- a CDS encoding carboxy terminal-processing peptidase translates to MSLFANVRRTACLALCLAMAGPASAAVTPTDADAQAAREVAESLRYGHYEDVTLDDQWATQAFTQYLKTLDPQKAYLLDSDITEFSDLRHAFDDAMLDGDLERLYALHARYQQRLTSRLEWLVKTLDGKPSFDFTRDDRLALDRAESPWADSEQELDELWRKRLKNAWLSMSLSDKSDEDIAKTLSERYANQLKRIEQTNDEDILTLIMHAVTGSIDPHSEYFSPRQGESFDIQMKLSLDGIGALLQSEGEYVKVSSLVPGGPAEKDGELKPADRIVAVGQGDGEWTNVVGMRLDDVVDLIRGPKGSVVRLEVIPAQSLDVTKTREVDITRDTVKLEDQAANAKVVDVKRNDGVHRIGVIHVPAFYVDFDAWQAGEDDYRSTTRDVARLIDELKAKQVEGIILDLRNNGGGALQEANSMIGLFIDRGPTVQVRDARGRISLYGDTDAGTHYDGPLAVLVNRLSASASEIFAGAIQDYGRGPVIGSQTFGKGTVQTISSLTQGEIKLTRAKFYRISGDSTQNKGVKPDIAFPSIIDPKEIGESSLDYALPWDQVRPVKYRRYGEPARYLAALRARHESRVEQEPNFVYLQSEVALSKALRAQQTSISLNREQRKREMDAQEAEQLALENKRRRALGMEPLSSFAELDAASDHIASAESDLQQEIETQDSTDEPAEDPIDQAQLQESAEILLDYAHLNGDR, encoded by the coding sequence ATGAGCCTGTTTGCAAACGTCCGGCGCACGGCATGCCTTGCCTTGTGTCTCGCCATGGCCGGCCCCGCCAGCGCCGCGGTCACCCCTACTGACGCCGATGCACAGGCTGCTCGCGAAGTTGCCGAATCATTGCGTTACGGGCATTACGAAGATGTCACGCTGGATGACCAATGGGCTACCCAGGCATTCACGCAATATCTCAAGACACTCGACCCCCAGAAAGCCTATCTGCTGGACTCGGATATCACCGAGTTCAGTGATCTTCGCCACGCCTTCGATGACGCCATGCTCGACGGTGATCTCGAGCGCCTCTATGCCCTGCATGCCCGCTACCAGCAGCGCCTCACCTCACGCCTCGAATGGCTGGTGAAGACGCTGGACGGCAAGCCGAGCTTCGATTTCACCCGCGATGATCGACTCGCACTCGATCGTGCGGAAAGCCCCTGGGCCGACAGCGAGCAGGAGCTTGATGAGCTGTGGCGCAAGCGACTCAAGAACGCCTGGCTGTCGATGTCGCTGTCCGACAAGAGCGACGAGGACATCGCCAAGACGCTCAGCGAGCGCTATGCCAACCAGCTCAAGCGCATCGAGCAGACCAACGACGAAGACATCCTGACCCTGATCATGCACGCCGTCACCGGCAGCATCGATCCGCACAGCGAATACTTCTCCCCACGCCAGGGCGAATCCTTCGACATCCAGATGAAGCTGTCACTCGATGGCATCGGCGCCCTGCTTCAATCCGAAGGCGAGTACGTCAAGGTCTCAAGCCTGGTACCGGGCGGCCCGGCCGAGAAGGACGGGGAGCTCAAGCCGGCGGACCGCATCGTGGCCGTTGGTCAGGGGGATGGCGAATGGACCAACGTGGTCGGCATGCGCCTTGACGATGTCGTGGACCTGATCCGTGGCCCCAAGGGCTCCGTCGTGCGCCTTGAAGTCATCCCGGCCCAGTCCCTGGATGTCACCAAGACACGGGAAGTGGACATCACCCGCGACACCGTCAAGCTGGAAGACCAGGCTGCCAACGCCAAGGTCGTCGACGTCAAGCGCAATGATGGCGTGCACAGGATCGGCGTGATTCACGTCCCTGCCTTCTATGTCGACTTCGATGCCTGGCAGGCCGGCGAAGATGACTATCGCAGCACCACACGTGACGTGGCGCGCCTCATCGATGAGCTGAAGGCCAAGCAGGTGGAAGGCATCATTCTGGATCTGCGCAACAATGGCGGCGGCGCCCTGCAGGAGGCCAATTCGATGATCGGCCTGTTCATCGACCGCGGCCCCACCGTGCAGGTACGTGATGCCCGCGGACGCATCAGCCTGTATGGCGATACCGATGCCGGCACCCACTACGATGGTCCGCTGGCCGTCCTGGTCAACCGCCTTTCGGCCTCGGCCTCCGAGATCTTTGCCGGCGCCATCCAGGATTATGGCCGCGGCCCGGTCATCGGCAGCCAGACCTTCGGCAAGGGCACCGTGCAGACGATCTCCTCGCTGACACAAGGTGAAATCAAGCTGACCCGCGCCAAGTTCTATCGCATCTCAGGTGACTCCACCCAGAACAAGGGCGTCAAGCCGGACATCGCCTTCCCCAGCATCATCGACCCGAAGGAAATCGGCGAATCGAGCCTCGACTACGCCCTGCCATGGGACCAGGTTCGCCCGGTGAAGTATCGTCGCTATGGGGAACCGGCTCGCTACCTGGCAGCCCTGCGTGCCCGCCACGAGAGCCGTGTCGAACAGGAGCCCAACTTCGTCTACCTGCAGAGCGAAGTCGCGTTGTCAAAGGCACTGCGCGCCCAGCAGACCAGCATCAGCCTCAATCGTGAGCAGCGCAAGCGCGAGATGGATGCCCAGGAAGCCGAGCAACTGGCACTGGAAAACAAGCGCCGCCGAGCACTGGGCATGGAGCCGCTGTCGAGCTTCGCCGAACTTGATGCCGCCAGCGATCACATCGCATCGGCAGAAAGTGACCTGCAGCAGGAGATCGAGACGCAGGACAGCACCGACGAGCCAGCCGAGGATCCCATCGATCAGGCTCAGCTCCAGGAAAGCGCCGAGATCCTGCTCGATTACGCCCATCTCAATGGCGATCGCTGA
- a CDS encoding LysR family transcriptional regulator: MRLRDLEVFHAVLQAGSVTGAARLLHVSQPAASKALQQVERQWGIALFTRSAGQLVPTEEARKLEAASQGMLGQLDDVKRLVEGLRSGEAQSLKVVATPAIAQQLLPQALGQWRRRHARVNCELATQHTREIIDALLLHEVDIAFTLSAPTHPALMTRALARMPLKVLAPAGYWVQECQQAPMTVAELAGQRLIALGAHDPLARRLDGLLASEMPSPSESGNSKAPSSPRIVTRVQTYPLAAALVQAGEGLAVVDALTAHTACRERGLDARTLPLAGELMLSAVWRREAGRGRLAQSLADQLATLAAQWLQGCALDDGA, from the coding sequence ATGCGGCTCAGGGATCTGGAGGTCTTTCATGCGGTGTTGCAGGCCGGCAGCGTGACCGGCGCCGCTCGGCTGTTGCATGTTTCCCAGCCGGCCGCGAGCAAGGCGTTGCAGCAGGTGGAGCGGCAGTGGGGGATCGCGCTGTTCACCCGTAGCGCCGGACAGCTGGTGCCCACGGAGGAGGCGCGCAAGCTGGAGGCGGCAAGCCAGGGGATGCTGGGGCAGCTGGATGACGTCAAGCGGCTGGTAGAAGGCTTGCGCTCAGGTGAGGCGCAGTCTCTCAAGGTGGTGGCGACGCCGGCGATCGCCCAGCAGCTGTTGCCGCAGGCGCTGGGGCAATGGCGCCGGCGACATGCTCGAGTCAATTGCGAGCTGGCCACCCAGCACACCCGCGAGATCATCGATGCCCTGCTGCTGCATGAAGTCGATATCGCCTTCACCTTGAGTGCGCCGACGCATCCGGCACTGATGACTCGCGCACTGGCCCGCATGCCCCTGAAGGTATTGGCGCCCGCAGGGTACTGGGTACAGGAGTGTCAGCAGGCACCGATGACGGTGGCGGAGCTTGCCGGTCAGCGTCTGATCGCGCTGGGGGCGCATGATCCGCTGGCGCGACGTCTCGATGGCCTGCTGGCGAGCGAGATGCCGTCACCGTCTGAATCAGGTAACTCGAAAGCACCGTCATCTCCTCGCATCGTGACGCGCGTACAGACCTATCCGCTGGCAGCGGCACTGGTGCAGGCAGGGGAGGGGCTGGCCGTGGTCGATGCCTTGACGGCGCATACCGCCTGTCGGGAGCGTGGCCTGGACGCGCGGACATTGCCCCTGGCCGGCGAGCTGATGCTGAGTGCCGTGTGGCGTCGAGAGGCGGGGAGGGGGCGTCTGGCGCAGTCACTGGCGGACCAGTTGGCGACGCTGGCGGCACAATGGCTGCAGGGCTGTGCTCTTGATGATGGGGCATGA
- the ychF gene encoding redox-regulated ATPase YchF, with amino-acid sequence MGFNCGIVGLPNVGKSTLFNALTKSGIDAENFPFCTIEPNTGIVPMPDPRLNALAEIVKPEKVIPTTMEFVDIAGLVAGASKGEGLGNKFLANIRETDAIAHVVRCFEDDNVIHVANHVDPAADIETINIELALADLDSVERSIQRLARVAKGGDKEAIATKAVLERIQPHLAEGQPLRSFGLSDDDLKILRGFGFLTLKPTMYIANVSEEGFENNPYLDIVRGIAANEGASVVPVCNKIEAEIAELEEEEREMFLDELGMEEPGLDRVIRAGYELLGLQTYFTAGVKEVRAWTVKIGATAPEGAGVIHTDFQKGFIRAEVISYDDFIAYKGEQGAKDAGKWRLEGKDYILKDGDVVHYRFNV; translated from the coding sequence ATGGGTTTCAATTGCGGCATCGTCGGCCTGCCGAACGTCGGCAAGTCCACTCTCTTCAATGCACTGACCAAGTCGGGCATTGACGCCGAGAACTTCCCCTTCTGCACCATCGAGCCGAACACCGGTATCGTGCCGATGCCTGACCCTCGCCTGAATGCGCTGGCCGAGATCGTCAAGCCGGAGAAGGTGATTCCGACCACCATGGAATTCGTCGACATCGCAGGTCTGGTCGCCGGCGCCTCCAAGGGCGAAGGCCTGGGCAACAAGTTCCTGGCCAACATCCGCGAGACCGATGCCATTGCCCACGTGGTGCGCTGCTTCGAGGATGACAACGTCATCCACGTCGCCAATCACGTTGACCCGGCCGCCGATATCGAGACCATCAACATCGAGCTGGCCCTGGCCGACCTCGACAGCGTCGAGCGCAGCATCCAGCGCCTGGCCCGTGTCGCCAAGGGCGGCGACAAGGAAGCCATCGCCACCAAGGCGGTGCTGGAGCGTATCCAGCCGCACCTGGCCGAAGGCCAGCCGCTGCGCAGCTTCGGTCTCAGCGATGACGACCTCAAGATCCTGCGTGGCTTCGGCTTCCTGACCCTCAAGCCGACCATGTACATCGCCAACGTCAGCGAGGAAGGCTTCGAGAACAACCCCTACCTCGACATCGTGCGTGGCATCGCCGCCAATGAAGGTGCCAGCGTGGTGCCGGTGTGCAACAAGATCGAAGCCGAGATCGCCGAGCTGGAGGAAGAGGAGCGCGAGATGTTCCTCGACGAGCTGGGCATGGAAGAGCCGGGCCTGGATCGCGTGATCCGCGCCGGTTATGAACTGCTGGGCCTGCAGACCTACTTCACCGCTGGCGTGAAGGAAGTGCGTGCCTGGACCGTCAAGATCGGCGCTACCGCTCCGGAAGGCGCTGGCGTCATCCACACCGACTTCCAGAAGGGCTTCATCCGCGCCGAAGTCATCTCCTATGACGACTTCATCGCCTACAAGGGCGAGCAAGGCGCCAAGGATGCCGGCAAGTGGCGCCTGGAAGGCAAGGACTACATCCTCAAGGATGGCGACGTGGTGCACTACCGCTTCAATGTCTGA
- a CDS encoding 50S ribosomal protein L25/general stress protein Ctc, whose product MKLFKLNAEVREDLGKGASRRLRRTNDFVPGIVYGADKAPTPVMVDKPSLYKAVDDEAFYSSIITLNVAGKAEKVVIRDLQRHPFKPLLTHIDFLRIDPTHKLTMNVPLHITGQEACVGVKDQDGVLHILATDVEISCLPEALPEYLELDVSKLEVGHTLHLSDIALPEGAESVALSHGADHDTAVVNVTRPNISADAEDTAEGEEAAAE is encoded by the coding sequence ATGAAACTGTTCAAACTGAATGCTGAAGTTCGTGAAGACCTGGGGAAAGGTGCGAGCCGCCGCCTGCGTCGTACGAACGACTTCGTGCCGGGAATCGTCTACGGCGCCGACAAGGCCCCGACTCCGGTCATGGTCGACAAGCCGAGCCTGTACAAGGCGGTTGACGATGAGGCGTTCTACTCCTCCATCATCACCCTGAATGTTGCTGGCAAGGCCGAGAAAGTCGTCATCCGTGACCTGCAGCGTCACCCGTTCAAGCCGCTGCTGACTCACATCGACTTCCTGCGCATCGACCCGACCCACAAACTGACCATGAACGTGCCGCTGCACATCACTGGTCAGGAAGCCTGTGTCGGCGTCAAGGATCAGGACGGCGTCCTGCACATCCTGGCAACTGACGTCGAAATCAGCTGCCTGCCGGAAGCCCTGCCGGAATACCTGGAGCTGGACGTGTCCAAGCTGGAAGTTGGCCACACCCTGCACCTGTCCGACATCGCTCTGCCGGAAGGCGCCGAGTCCGTTGCCCTGTCTCACGGTGCCGATCACGACACCGCTGTGGTCAACGTCACTCGTCCGAACATCTCTGCTGACGCAGAAGATACTGCTGAAGGCGAAGAAGCCGCTGCAGAATAA
- a CDS encoding FAD-dependent oxidoreductase, producing MQRHVTIIGGGVIGLSSAHALVRAGHCVTLIDAHADVARETSHANGGQLSYRYVAPLADSGVPRQAIKWLLAGNEAPLKLRPNLDPAQWRWMTQFLAACNQRTHRASAAQMLALALHSQQIMTQWRVQDALEEFAWQQRGKLVIHRDSAALDRAAAARVAPQDQQVLDARQCIALESSLIHQQPHLSGGIFSASDETADCHAFCQALERKLQASGRYTHLASTRVAPLSAHDGRIAHLELTRADGRRERHVVDTLIIAAGNHATELVRPLGIRLSLQPLKGYSLTLPLPADTPKTAAPRISVTDAARKVVYADLDTRKSRQLRVAAMVDIGHRESDSFHPALDEKRIAALRQLASETFPDAGDFSQATPWAGLRPSTPKGPPILGRPQQAGRPDNLWLNVGHGSLGFTLACASGDLIARAISQESLPGTLLDTLPDHLAEQLGC from the coding sequence ATGCAACGTCATGTGACCATCATCGGAGGCGGCGTGATCGGCCTGAGCAGCGCTCATGCACTGGTCCGAGCGGGACACTGCGTGACCCTGATCGATGCCCACGCCGACGTCGCCCGCGAGACCAGCCATGCCAACGGCGGCCAGTTGAGCTACCGCTACGTGGCACCGCTGGCTGACAGCGGCGTGCCCCGCCAGGCCATCAAGTGGTTGCTGGCAGGCAATGAGGCACCGCTGAAACTGCGCCCGAACCTGGACCCCGCACAATGGCGCTGGATGACGCAGTTTCTGGCCGCCTGCAATCAGCGCACGCATCGAGCAAGCGCAGCGCAGATGCTCGCCCTGGCACTGCACAGCCAACAGATCATGACTCAGTGGCGAGTTCAGGATGCACTCGAGGAGTTCGCCTGGCAGCAACGCGGCAAGCTGGTGATCCATCGCGACTCCGCAGCGCTCGACAGGGCCGCCGCCGCACGCGTCGCGCCTCAGGACCAACAGGTGCTCGATGCACGTCAATGCATCGCACTGGAGTCCTCACTTATCCACCAGCAGCCTCATCTGTCGGGCGGAATCTTCAGCGCCTCGGACGAGACGGCGGATTGCCATGCCTTCTGTCAGGCGCTGGAGCGCAAGCTGCAGGCCTCTGGTCGCTATACACACCTCGCCAGCACCCGCGTCGCTCCACTGAGCGCGCACGACGGACGCATCGCGCACCTCGAACTCACCCGCGCCGATGGCCGCCGCGAACGCCACGTCGTCGATACGCTGATCATCGCGGCCGGCAATCACGCCACCGAACTGGTCCGCCCGCTGGGCATCCGCCTATCTCTGCAACCGCTCAAGGGCTACAGCCTCACGCTGCCACTGCCAGCTGACACCCCAAAGACAGCGGCCCCGCGCATCAGCGTGACGGATGCCGCGCGCAAGGTGGTCTACGCCGATCTGGATACACGCAAGTCCCGACAGCTGCGCGTCGCGGCCATGGTGGATATCGGCCACCGCGAATCTGACAGCTTCCATCCTGCGCTGGACGAGAAGCGCATTGCCGCCCTGCGTCAGCTGGCCAGTGAGACCTTCCCCGACGCCGGCGATTTCTCGCAAGCCACTCCGTGGGCCGGGCTGCGCCCCAGCACGCCGAAGGGCCCTCCGATCCTGGGACGCCCCCAGCAAGCGGGCAGACCGGACAACCTGTGGCTGAACGTCGGACATGGCAGCCTGGGATTCACGCTGGCCTGCGCCAGTGGCGACCTCATCGCACGCGCCATCTCGCAAGAGAGCCTTCCCGGCACGCTCCTCGATACCCTCCCCGACCACCTCGCAGAGCAGCTCGGCTGCTAG
- a CDS encoding ribose-phosphate pyrophosphokinase encodes MVFAGNANPALARKVAEALDTRLGHATVGQFSDGEIAVEINENVRGKDVFIMQSTCAPTNDNLMELILMVDALRRASAARITAVVPYFGYARQDRRVRSARVPISAKVVADMMVKAGVNRVMTMDLHADQIQGFFDVPVDNVYGSPILLDDIERQNYDNLIVVSPDVGGVVRARAIAKQLNCELAIIDKRRPQANQAQVMNIIGDIKDRTCVLVDDMIDTAGTLCKAGEALKDHGANRVVAYASHAILSGPAVDNITNSVLDEVVVADTIPLSDTARRSGKIRQLTVAGLIAEAIRRVSNEESVSAMFH; translated from the coding sequence ATGGTATTCGCGGGGAATGCCAATCCCGCTCTCGCCCGCAAGGTAGCTGAAGCCCTCGATACCCGCCTGGGCCACGCAACCGTCGGTCAGTTCAGCGATGGCGAGATTGCGGTAGAAATCAACGAAAACGTCCGCGGCAAGGACGTCTTCATCATGCAGTCCACCTGCGCACCGACCAACGACAACCTGATGGAGCTGATCCTGATGGTGGATGCGTTGCGTCGTGCGTCAGCGGCGCGCATCACGGCGGTCGTGCCGTACTTCGGCTATGCCCGTCAGGATCGCCGCGTGCGCTCCGCTCGCGTGCCGATCTCGGCAAAGGTGGTCGCGGACATGATGGTCAAGGCTGGCGTGAATCGCGTCATGACCATGGACCTGCATGCCGACCAGATCCAGGGCTTCTTCGATGTGCCGGTGGACAACGTCTACGGCTCACCGATCCTGCTCGACGACATCGAACGTCAGAACTATGACAACCTGATCGTCGTCTCCCCGGATGTGGGCGGCGTGGTGCGTGCCCGTGCCATCGCCAAGCAGCTCAACTGCGAGCTGGCCATCATCGACAAGCGTCGTCCCCAGGCCAACCAGGCCCAGGTGATGAACATCATCGGTGATATCAAGGACCGCACCTGCGTGCTGGTCGATGACATGATCGACACCGCCGGCACCCTGTGCAAGGCGGGCGAGGCACTCAAGGATCATGGCGCCAACCGCGTCGTGGCCTATGCGTCCCACGCGATCCTGTCCGGCCCGGCGGTCGACAACATCACCAACTCCGTCCTCGACGAAGTGGTGGTGGCCGACACCATCCCGCTGTCCGACACCGCACGTCGTTCCGGCAAGATCCGCCAGCTGACAGTCGCTGGCCTGATCGCCGAGGCGATCCGTCGCGTCAGCAATGAAGAATCCGTCAGCGCCATGTTCCACTGA
- the pth gene encoding aminoacyl-tRNA hydrolase → MSRVKAIIGLGNPGSEYEDTRHNAGVWLLDALARHGHTTLRPERKFHGQYAKIIFAGQDLHLLFPSTFMNRSGQAVAALCNFYKLAPDELLVAHDELDIDPGTARYKQGGGHGGHNGLRDIISALGNDKSFHRARIGIGHPGNAKLVTNFVLGRPGKAERLAIDDAIDEVVMTLPDALSGEWARAMNRLHSFKH, encoded by the coding sequence ATGTCACGAGTGAAAGCGATCATCGGCCTCGGTAATCCGGGGAGCGAATACGAAGACACCCGTCACAACGCCGGCGTCTGGCTCCTTGACGCTCTTGCGCGCCACGGTCACACCACGTTGCGTCCGGAACGCAAGTTCCATGGCCAGTACGCGAAGATCATCTTCGCCGGTCAGGATCTGCATCTGCTGTTCCCATCGACGTTCATGAATCGCAGCGGTCAGGCCGTGGCCGCATTGTGCAACTTCTACAAGCTCGCCCCGGATGAACTGCTCGTCGCCCACGACGAACTGGACATCGATCCCGGCACCGCCCGCTACAAGCAGGGTGGCGGCCACGGGGGGCACAACGGGCTTCGCGACATCATCAGCGCACTGGGCAACGACAAGTCGTTCCATCGTGCCCGTATCGGCATCGGCCACCCCGGCAATGCCAAGCTGGTGACCAACTTCGTGCTCGGGCGTCCCGGCAAGGCTGAACGCCTGGCCATCGATGACGCCATCGACGAAGTGGTCATGACCCTCCCGGATGCCCTCAGCGGCGAATGGGCACGGGCCATGAATCGCCTGCACTCCTTCAAGCACTGA
- the ispE gene encoding 4-(cytidine 5'-diphospho)-2-C-methyl-D-erythritol kinase: MTATLSLPAPAKLNRMLHITGQRADGYHELQTLFQFLDHGDRLDFTLRDDAAIHLAPAIEGVPAESNLIMRAARLLREAAVARGQVASPNDLPGVDIRLKKVLPMGGGLGGGSSDAATTLLALDHLWKLELDLDTLAELGLTLGADVPVFVRGFSAWAEGIGERLEPAPLDTPWFVVIHPGIEVATPAVFGHPQLTRSSPAISMARALQGGRNDCEVVVRTLYPAVADALDWLDQFGTARLTGTGACVFCAFDDARQASKVLGRLDSERPTWHAFMARGCNLSPLHAALASA, translated from the coding sequence ATGACCGCGACACTTTCTCTGCCGGCACCGGCCAAGCTCAACCGCATGCTGCATATCACCGGTCAGCGCGCCGATGGCTATCATGAACTGCAGACACTGTTCCAGTTTCTGGATCACGGTGACCGACTGGACTTCACGCTGCGTGATGACGCTGCCATTCACCTCGCCCCGGCCATCGAAGGCGTGCCCGCGGAGTCCAATCTGATCATGCGTGCCGCTCGCCTGCTGAGAGAAGCGGCCGTCGCACGCGGCCAGGTCGCGAGCCCAAATGACTTGCCCGGTGTCGATATCCGACTGAAGAAGGTGCTGCCGATGGGCGGTGGCCTGGGCGGTGGCAGCAGTGATGCGGCCACCACGCTGCTGGCGCTGGATCACCTCTGGAAACTTGAGCTCGACCTGGACACCCTGGCCGAGCTCGGACTGACTCTAGGGGCCGATGTACCGGTCTTCGTTCGCGGCTTTTCGGCCTGGGCCGAAGGCATCGGTGAGCGACTGGAACCTGCCCCGCTGGACACCCCGTGGTTCGTGGTGATCCACCCGGGCATCGAGGTCGCGACCCCCGCCGTGTTTGGCCACCCGCAATTGACACGTTCCAGTCCCGCGATTAGTATGGCGCGCGCACTGCAGGGGGGCCGCAACGACTGCGAAGTCGTGGTGCGCACTTTGTACCCGGCAGTCGCCGACGCCCTGGACTGGCTGGACCAGTTCGGCACCGCCAGACTGACGGGCACCGGCGCCTGTGTGTTCTGTGCGTTCGATGACGCACGACAGGCCAGCAAGGTGCTGGGCCGACTCGACTCCGAGCGCCCGACGTGGCACGCCTTCATGGCACGTGGTTGCAATCTCTCCCCTCTTCATGCCGCTCTGGCTTCGGCCTGA
- a CDS encoding M18 family aminopeptidase: protein MTYAIADSRVPALLEFLNVSPTPWHATATMAARLEREGYRRLEETESWKLSPGERAFVTRNDSSLLAFQLPRGNTQLEAIRMIGAHTDSPCLRLKPNPAQLSQGWLTLGIETYGGVLLNTWFDRDLGLAGRVQVRHQDGRRESLLLTVMRPVACVPSLAIHLDRDVNNGRAINAQTQMSAVVMQLGEEAGTPAEAFHALLIELLEEQHDVRVAEVIDFELGLHDLQPAAQAGLKGELVASARLDNLLSCFVGLEALLGADGSQGALFVATDHEEVGSASACGAQGPFLADVLKRINHYVGLDNEEGYQCLVQRSLMISCDNAHAVHPNFPDKHDAGHGPKLNAGPVIKVNANQRYATNSTTAGLFRELCREQEVPVQTFVSRADMGCGSTIGPITASEVGVPTLDVGLPQWGMHSIRETSGSADVAMLIKVLVAFCNRERLD, encoded by the coding sequence ATGACTTACGCGATTGCGGATTCCCGCGTTCCAGCACTGCTTGAATTCCTGAATGTCTCTCCGACGCCCTGGCATGCCACGGCGACCATGGCGGCTCGCCTGGAGCGCGAAGGCTATCGCCGACTCGAGGAGACCGAAAGCTGGAAGTTGTCGCCCGGTGAACGGGCTTTCGTGACGCGCAATGATTCCTCGCTGCTCGCCTTTCAGCTTCCTCGGGGTAATACGCAGCTCGAGGCAATACGGATGATCGGCGCGCACACGGATTCTCCTTGCCTGCGCCTGAAGCCCAATCCAGCCCAGCTCAGTCAGGGCTGGCTGACCCTGGGAATCGAAACCTACGGTGGCGTACTGCTGAATACCTGGTTCGATCGCGATCTCGGGCTTGCAGGCCGTGTTCAGGTGCGTCACCAGGATGGCCGTCGCGAGAGTCTGCTGCTGACGGTGATGCGGCCGGTGGCCTGTGTTCCGAGCCTGGCGATTCACCTGGATCGTGACGTCAACAATGGGCGCGCCATCAATGCCCAGACGCAGATGTCCGCCGTGGTCATGCAGCTGGGTGAGGAGGCTGGCACTCCGGCTGAGGCCTTCCATGCGCTGTTGATCGAGCTGCTGGAAGAGCAGCACGACGTGCGTGTCGCGGAGGTCATCGACTTCGAACTCGGGCTGCATGATCTGCAGCCGGCGGCCCAGGCCGGGCTCAAGGGCGAGCTGGTCGCCAGTGCACGCCTGGACAATCTGCTGTCCTGCTTCGTCGGCCTGGAAGCGTTGCTGGGGGCCGATGGCAGCCAGGGCGCGCTGTTCGTCGCCACGGATCACGAGGAAGTCGGCAGTGCCAGCGCCTGCGGTGCCCAGGGACCTTTCCTGGCGGATGTGCTCAAGCGCATCAATCACTATGTGGGCTTGGACAACGAAGAAGGTTATCAGTGCCTCGTGCAGCGCTCCTTGATGATCTCCTGTGACAATGCGCATGCCGTCCACCCCAACTTCCCGGACAAGCATGATGCGGGTCATGGCCCGAAACTGAATGCGGGGCCGGTGATCAAGGTCAACGCCAATCAGCGTTATGCCACCAACAGCACCACGGCGGGTCTGTTCCGTGAGCTGTGCCGTGAGCAGGAGGTGCCGGTTCAGACGTTCGTCAGCCGTGCCGACATGGGTTGCGGCAGCACCATCGGGCCGATCACCGCCAGTGAAGTGGGGGTGCCGACCTTGGATGTCGGGCTGCCGCAGTGGGGCATGCACTCGATTCGTGAGACGTCCGGCAGTGCCGATGTGGCGATGCTGATCAAGGTGCTGGTGGCATTCTGCAATCGCGAGCGTCTGGACTGA
- the lolB gene encoding lipoprotein insertase outer membrane protein LolB: protein MTSSSFPLSSFSSPRTRHLSLAMLRRLVGPVLLAMTLGLSGCASQMASDNAGDLTRNEGDWQQQSDRIDSLTHWQLAGKVGIRTPEEGHSANLDWQQEGDDYHMLITGPLGAGRTTLVRDAEGVRLSSSDGDFQAPDAESLMLSQLGWSLPLGALDDWVRGVAAKGEHDLKSDALGFPDTLYQDGWEVDYQDWTRAEGLWLPRKMKLYYGDLTATLIVNQWQAL from the coding sequence ATGACCTCCTCTTCTTTCCCCCTATCATCATTCTCCTCTCCCCGGACACGCCACCTTTCCCTCGCCATGTTGCGCCGTCTGGTGGGGCCAGTCCTGCTGGCCATGACATTGGGCCTGAGCGGCTGTGCCAGTCAGATGGCCAGCGACAACGCCGGTGACCTGACCCGCAATGAAGGTGACTGGCAGCAGCAGAGCGACAGGATCGATTCGCTCACGCACTGGCAACTGGCAGGCAAGGTCGGCATTCGCACGCCGGAGGAAGGTCACAGCGCCAATCTTGACTGGCAGCAGGAGGGCGATGACTACCACATGCTGATCACCGGCCCACTGGGTGCTGGCCGCACGACCCTGGTGCGTGATGCCGAGGGCGTGCGCCTCTCCTCGTCCGACGGCGACTTCCAGGCACCGGACGCCGAAAGCCTGATGCTCTCGCAGCTGGGCTGGTCCTTGCCGCTGGGGGCTCTGGATGACTGGGTCCGCGGAGTGGCAGCCAAGGGCGAGCACGACCTGAAGAGTGACGCCCTCGGCTTCCCCGATACCCTTTATCAGGATGGCTGGGAGGTGGACTATCAGGATTGGACCCGCGCCGAAGGACTGTGGCTGCCGCGCAAGATGAAACTCTACTACGGCGATCTGACCGCCACCCTGATCGTCAATCAGTGGCAGGCACTCTAA